DNA from Streptomyces luteogriseus:
CAGGTGTTGCCCGCGTTGTCCGGGGAGACCTTCACCAGGCGCTGGTCGGTCCAGTGGACCAGGTCGGTGGACTCCCAGACCATGATCGACTTGCTGCCGTGCCGCTGGACCTGGTCCCAGCTGCCGCTGGAGTTCTGGTACATCCGCAGGTCGGTGGCGATCAGGTAGAACTTGTCGCCCTCGGGAGAGCGGATGACGAACGGGTCGCGCAGGCCCTTCTCGCCGGTCGTGGACGTCAGCACCGGCTTGCCGGCGTTCAGCTCACGCCAGTGCAGCGGGTCGTTGCCGCGGCTGAGGGCGTAGCGGATCTGCTCGCCGTCGGCGGTGCCCTCACCGGTGAAGTAGGCGAAGAGGTAACCGGCGTACTCGCTGTGCTTCACGGGTGGGGCTCCGGGGTCTGCGGTGCTGGGCGGTGCGCTGAGGAGGGTCAGCAGGAGGCCGGTCAGGGCCAGGAAGGGGAGCAGGAGCGTGCGGGCGATGCGGGAGCGCATGACACTTCCTGTCGGAGTCTGGGGGATTCTGTTGGATAGCGGCCTTCGGAGTCTCACCGGAGGGACGCAGGGCGTCAACGGGTGCGTGTGAGGCCGGTGGTTCCGAAACTTTCGGAACGCCGAGGTCTCCGGCGCACGTGACCGCGGCAACCCTTTCCTGCCCGGCGGCGACTGGTGGACGGAAAACGTGCCGGAGCGGGCCCCTCCGAGCCGTTTCCGTCCCGATCCCCTAGGAAAGGAACGCTCCGTGCTGCCGAGCACCGGACGTCATCGCAGGACCCGTACGCTCTCCATCGCCGCAGCCGTCGCCTGTGCCGCGGGGGCCGGCGGCGTCTACCTCGGACTGTCGACCGGCGGCGCGCAGGCCGCCTCGGCGGCCGTCACCGTCTCCACCACGGCCCAGCTCGAACAGGCCGTGAAGAACGCCACCGCCGGCACCGTGATCCAGGTCCGCGGCGGCACCTACTACCCGGCCGCCACCCTCAAGTCCACGGCGAACGGCACGAGTTCCGCACCCATCAGCCTGCGCGCGTACGGCGCCGAGAAGGTGCGGATCGACGGGTCCAAGCTGCCCGCCGGCTCCTGGCTGGCCGGGATCTACGGCGACCACTGGACCGTGCAGGACCTGGCCTTCGTCAACTCCCCGGCCCAGGGATTCGTCGCCACGTCGTCGGTCGGCGGCGTCTTCAGGAACCTGGTCACCGCGGACAACGGCGACTCCGGCTTCACCCTGCGCGGCGACGGCACCACCGGCAACCTCGTGCAGAACCTGGACAGCCACGGCAACTACGACCCGGCCGGCCACGGCCAGAACGCCGACGGCATCGCCGTCAAGTTCGGCTCCGGGACCGGGAACCGGATCACCGGAGCCCGGCTCTACAACAACTCCGACGACGGCCTCGACCTGTGGCAGTTCTCCTCCCCGGTCACCATCGAGCACTCCTGGGCCTTCGGCAACGGCGAGAACCGCTGGAACGACGCGGCCTTCGAGGGCAACGGCAACGGCTTCAAACTGGGCGGCGGAGGCGCGTCCGTCGCCCACGTCGTCAACAACAACGCGGCCTGGGACAACACGCTGCACGGCTTCACCGAGAACTCCAACACCGGCGCCCTCGCCCTGAACCGCAACACCGCGTACGCCAACGCCCAGAGCGGCTTCTACTTCGCGACCGGCACGGCCCGCCTCGGCAAGAACCTCGCCGTCGCCGACAAGGGCGGGGCGGCGAAGCTCGGCTCCTCGACGGTCTCGGCCGGCAACAACTGGGACAGCGGCATCGTCACGCCGCCCTTCAGGTCGACGGACGCGACCACCGCCTACGGAGCGCGCCGGGCGGACGGCTCCCTTCCCACGACGACGTTCCTGACGACCGGCTCCACGACCATCGGCTCGACGATGGACTGAGACCGCGCTCCCGCTTGCACGACGACGCCCCCGCCGGTGCGAAACGGCGGGGGCGTCCTGCCGACCGGCCAAGGGGGGCTCGGCCGGTACGTCCGGCCGTCCGGAGGGGGGCTCCGGAGGGCCGAGGTGCCGGGAGATCCGGCTGGGGGGCCGGACACCCGGCGTTCCGGTCGGCCCAAGGGGGGACGAGGGCCGACCGGAGTCACAGGGGGGCGGTTCCTACTGGTAGCTGATGTCGGACGCCTTGAACTTGCAGCTCTTTCCGTCCGGACCGGGCGGAGTCAGCTCCTTGGGCTCCTTGCCCGTGTTGTTGCCCTCGAAGCGCACACACGTCTTGATCTTCTTCTTGCCGTCGCCGTGGATGCGGATCTTCGACAGCGTCGCCGTGTCGCCGTAGTTGGCGTTGATCCCGACGATGGAGTTCAACGGCGCGGTCACGTCGATGTCGCTGAGCACGATCGTGCGCTTGTGCTGCGTCTTGCAGTTGCCGCAGGAGCGGACCAGCTTGCCGGCGTTCTCCACCTGGAAGCCCGAGACGTTCAGCGTGCCGGCGCCGTTGAACTGCAGCACCTTGTCGTCGGCGTTCTTCGCGCCGCCGCCGATCACCTTGTACACCGCGGAGGAGGACTTGCCCTTGAAGCTGGCCGCGTCCTCGCCGACGTCCGTCCACCACACGTTCTGCAGCGTGCAACTGCCCTTGCAGTGCACGCCGTCCGCCGCCGGTGTGCCGATGATGACGTTCTTGAGGACCGCGCCGTCTGCGAGCTCGAAGAGCGGGTCCTGGCCCTCGTCCTGGCTGCCGCCGCCGAGCGCGCCGGTGCCGTAGAACATCTTCATCCCGCCGTCGCGCACACCGGAGACCGGGATCGTCTTGGACACGGGGGTCTTGCCCTTGTCCGTGGGCCAGGAGGACGCGGCGCCCGCCGTCGACAGCATCGACGTGGTGACGATCGCCGCACCCGTGATGCCGAACGCGGACACCGCGGCGATCACGGCCCGCCGCTTGGTGGCGCTGCGGCGATGGCGGACGCGCTGTTCTGCTGGTGCAGTCATGTACCGATTCCTCAGATGGGGGGTGACTCTTGCGCGTTGTGGTGGTCACCGGTGAGGAAAGGGTTGCCGCCTCTCCAGGAATTTTTCACGAGTCACCGTCGCCGTCGTCGACCGCAGCGAAGCCGCCGCCCACCGACAGCTGCCGCGAGGCGGCGGTGGCCGTCACCGAGTAGGTGTCCTTCCCCGCGTCGCGGCCGCCGCGGGCGTGGTCGAACTGTCCGGCGAACACCCACTCGCCCGCCGGCACCGTGCGGCCCTCCTTGAGGGTCCAGGTGTAGACGAGGAAGCCGTCCCGCTCGGCGACCGCGAGGGTGAAGTCGTTCTCGGGCAGCGAGCGCCAGGCGCCCGCGTTCGAGACCCCACCGGTCTGCGCGACCTTCAACCGCACGGTCAGCGCGGTGAGTTGCCCACGGGTCTTGAGGGTGATGTTGCTCTGCGCCCAGAAGTCGTTGCTGTGCGGGTCGACCGAGCCGTCCGACCAGAGCGGACCGTCCTCGGGGCCGGCGGGCGGCCGCTCGGTGGCCGGGGCGCTCGGCGTCCTCGACGGCGGCGGGCCGGACGCGCGGCGCTCGGGCGACCGGCTCGGCGTCGGCTCCACCGGAGCCGGGGGCGCGGGAGGCCGGCTCGTCGCCTCCGGGGACGGCGTGGGCGTCGCCGACGTGGCCACCTCCTGCTGCCGCGGGGCGGCCTCGTCCTTCACCGCGGACGCCACCGCGTAACCGCCCACCGCCAGTACACCGGCGACCGCGGCCGTCGCACCGGCCACCCGCATCCAGCCGAACGCCGGCGGACGCGTCGCCCGATGACCGGAACCGGCCGGACCGGCCATGCCGCGCTCGATCCGGGCCAGCATGCGCTCCCGGTCGGGCTCGTGTGCCCCGGCCGCCTCGTGCAACCGGGAGCGCACCTCCTCGTGCACGTCCCGCCGCATGCTCATCGGTCCCTCCCTCCGCCCTGGCCGGTGCGCACGCCCTCCACGGCGGGCGAGACGCGGGGAGCACCCAGTGTCGCGTGCATCCGCTGCGGCACCCCCTGCGTCCCCAGCAACCGCTGGAGTTCGGCCATTCCCTTGGAGGTCTGGCTCTTCACCGTACCGACCGACACACCCAGCGCCAGCGCGGTGTCCTTCTCCGACAGGTCGAACGCGTGCCGCAGCACCACACAGGCCCGCTTGCGGAACGGCAGCCTGCGCAGCGCCTCCTGCACGTCGACCACACCCGCGACGTCCGGGTTCTCGGTGTTCTCCTCGCGCTGCGACCAGAACAGGGCGATGCGCCGCCGCTCGCGCACCGCGCTGCGGATGCGGGTGCGGGCCAGGTTGGTGACCACACCGCGCGCGTACGCCGCCGGATGGTCGGCCGCACGCACCCGGTCCCAGCGGTGCCACAGCGCCAGCAACGCGTCCGCCGCCAGGTCGTCGGCGGTGTCCGCCTCACCCGTCAACAGATAGGCGAGGCGGGACAGTTCGGCGTAGTGGCGCTCGAAGAAGGCGTGGAACTCCACGGAGGCGGCGTCGTCGACGACTGTGCCCACGGGCGACCTCTCCTCGCAGCGGCTACGGGCGCTCCCGGCCGGGGCACCCTGTGACTGTCATGTAGATGACATGTGATCATCCGGGGGAGGCCCGGACGAGATCCGGAAGCGTAGCAGCGATCGTCGGATGGTTCGTACGGAGCTTCGAACGTCGTATGGCAGGCCGGACTTCGATTTCGTAACACGAAGAACACCTGAACGTGGTTCAACGCGACGAAAATCCAGCCAGCACCCGCATACCGATCACCCAGGCATCAAGGAGCACGCGCCATGTCCGAATCGCAGAAGGTGGCCGACCGGTCCGGCGCCGCGCCACCGTCGGCGAACAGCGTCGACCGGTTCTTCAAGATCTCCGAGCGGGGATCCACCTTCGGCCGTGAGATACGCGGCGGCTTCGCCACGTTCTTCACGATGGCCTACATCCTTGTCCTGAATCCCATCATCCTGGGCAGCGCGAAGGACAAGTTCGGGCACCAGCTGGACGCCGTCCAGCTCACCACCGCCACCGCCCTGGTGGCCGCCGTCATGACGATCATCATGGGCGTCGGCGGCAACCTGCCCCTCGCGCTCGCCGCCGGACTCGGCCTGAACGCCGTCGTCGCCTTCCAGATCGCCCCGCTGATGAGCTGGGACGACGCGATGGGCCTGATCGTCCTCGAAGGCCTGCTGATCTGCGTGCTGGTGGTGACCGGTCTGCGCGAGGCCGTCATGCACGCGATACCCCAGCCGCTCAAGCAGGCCATCAGTGTCGGCATCGGCCTGTTCATCGCCTTCATCGGCTTCGTCGACGCCGGGTTCGTCTCCCGCATCCCGGACGCCGCCAACACCACCGTCCCCGTTCAGCTGGGCGGCACCGGCACTCTCGCCGGCTGGCCGATGCTGGTCTTCTGCCTCGGCGTGCTGCTGACGATCGGACTGCTCGCCCGCAAGGTCAAGGGCGCCATCCTGATCAGCATCGTCACCATGACCGCGCTGGCGATCGTGATCAACTCCTTCGCCGACATCAAGTCCTGGGGCCTGACCACACCCTCCTGGCCGGACAACCTCGTCGACGCCCCCGACTTCGGCCTCATCGGCGCCTTCGACCTGTTCGGCGCCTTCGGCGCACCCGGCGTCGGCGTCATCACCGTCGTCCTGCTGATCTTCACGCTGATCCTGTCCGACTTCTTCGACACCATGGGCACGGTCGTCGGCATCAGCGCCGAGGCCGGCCTGCTCGACGAGGACGGCAAGGTCCCGAACCTCGGCCGGGTGCTGCTCATCGACGGTGCCGCCGCCGTCGCGGGCGGCGCGGCCTCCGCCTCCTCGGCGACCTCCTACATCGAGTCCGCGGCCGGTGTCGGCGAGGGCTCGCGCACGGGCTTCTCCAACCTCGTCACCGGCGGACTGTTCGGCCTCGCGCTGTTCCTGACCCCGCTGCTCACCATCGTCCCGCTCCAGGCGGCGGCCCCGGCCCTGGTCGCCGTCGGCTTCCTGATGATGACCCAGGTCAAGCACATCGACTGGGACCGCTACGACATCGCCATCCCCGCGTTCCTCACCATCGCCGTGATGCCGTTCACTTACTCCATCACCAACGGCATCGGGGCCGGCTTCCTCGCCTACGTCGTCATCAAGACCGTCCTCGGCAAGGCCAGGGAGGTGCACTGGCTGCTGTGGGGGACCTCGGCGCTG
Protein-coding regions in this window:
- a CDS encoding right-handed parallel beta-helix repeat-containing protein; this encodes MLPSTGRHRRTRTLSIAAAVACAAGAGGVYLGLSTGGAQAASAAVTVSTTAQLEQAVKNATAGTVIQVRGGTYYPAATLKSTANGTSSAPISLRAYGAEKVRIDGSKLPAGSWLAGIYGDHWTVQDLAFVNSPAQGFVATSSVGGVFRNLVTADNGDSGFTLRGDGTTGNLVQNLDSHGNYDPAGHGQNADGIAVKFGSGTGNRITGARLYNNSDDGLDLWQFSSPVTIEHSWAFGNGENRWNDAAFEGNGNGFKLGGGGASVAHVVNNNAAWDNTLHGFTENSNTGALALNRNTAYANAQSGFYFATGTARLGKNLAVADKGGAAKLGSSTVSAGNNWDSGIVTPPFRSTDATTAYGARRADGSLPTTTFLTTGSTTIGSTMD
- a CDS encoding pectate lyase, which translates into the protein MTAPAEQRVRHRRSATKRRAVIAAVSAFGITGAAIVTTSMLSTAGAASSWPTDKGKTPVSKTIPVSGVRDGGMKMFYGTGALGGGSQDEGQDPLFELADGAVLKNVIIGTPAADGVHCKGSCTLQNVWWTDVGEDAASFKGKSSSAVYKVIGGGAKNADDKVLQFNGAGTLNVSGFQVENAGKLVRSCGNCKTQHKRTIVLSDIDVTAPLNSIVGINANYGDTATLSKIRIHGDGKKKIKTCVRFEGNNTGKEPKELTPPGPDGKSCKFKASDISYQ
- a CDS encoding SigE family RNA polymerase sigma factor, which produces MGTVVDDAASVEFHAFFERHYAELSRLAYLLTGEADTADDLAADALLALWHRWDRVRAADHPAAYARGVVTNLARTRIRSAVRERRRIALFWSQREENTENPDVAGVVDVQEALRRLPFRKRACVVLRHAFDLSEKDTALALGVSVGTVKSQTSKGMAELQRLLGTQGVPQRMHATLGAPRVSPAVEGVRTGQGGGRDR
- a CDS encoding NCS2 family permease, giving the protein MSESQKVADRSGAAPPSANSVDRFFKISERGSTFGREIRGGFATFFTMAYILVLNPIILGSAKDKFGHQLDAVQLTTATALVAAVMTIIMGVGGNLPLALAAGLGLNAVVAFQIAPLMSWDDAMGLIVLEGLLICVLVVTGLREAVMHAIPQPLKQAISVGIGLFIAFIGFVDAGFVSRIPDAANTTVPVQLGGTGTLAGWPMLVFCLGVLLTIGLLARKVKGAILISIVTMTALAIVINSFADIKSWGLTTPSWPDNLVDAPDFGLIGAFDLFGAFGAPGVGVITVVLLIFTLILSDFFDTMGTVVGISAEAGLLDEDGKVPNLGRVLLIDGAAAVAGGAASASSATSYIESAAGVGEGSRTGFSNLVTGGLFGLALFLTPLLTIVPLQAAAPALVAVGFLMMTQVKHIDWDRYDIAIPAFLTIAVMPFTYSITNGIGAGFLAYVVIKTVLGKAREVHWLLWGTSALFLVYFAIDPIEQLLGAK